gccagccttttgaaagacaAAGTGTCCTGAAAccttcatttttctgggtcatcatacatttggggggggggggggggggcattacaaaaaaatgccaatagcgttgtagcacaactgtccagtttttcaaaatatttacccacatgctgatccatgctaggtatttgctgaatgattatgcagttgcctatccaccctattgttatctatgcaatatacacgatcatttgactgttcctataggcgtggtcatgttgctaaacatatttgcatagaattttagtgtgggtcatctatgacccgtcactggctgcaacactgtgaAACTCGACCTATGTAGTATTAATTTGATATTGCAAGGGTTATATCCGATTGTTTTTTGTTACACAATGTTGAAATTATATTTGCTTTCTTTTTATTCATTAAATTTTCAGGTACATCAAAAACGATGCAAAATGTTACTGATTTAGTCAAACCAAAGACAGTTTTGCAAAGTGATAGTAACATTGAATCTATGTCAATGTTAAATTCTATGGAGACAGAGACTACGTCCATGGAGGCTGACACTAATGTTATAACAGAGAGTGTGGGAGAGAAATCTACCAGTGATTCGACATCACAGAAAAGTATGCATTCATTGTCCCAAAGCATGTCAACAGAAACCAGCATGCAACcacagtcatcatcatcatcatcattatcgaCTAAAGGCATGCCTGTATCAATGCAACCAGATACATCCACAAACAGCATGCTAGATATATTAACCATGACTTCACGCAGTGAAACGTCAAACATTGACAAAGCCAAATTAACGGTAAGAATTTTGTTGATACAtctgatttatgcaaatatctgTATGATTTGACTTTGAATTATGAAAGAGAATTTTAtcttattatgcaaattaccttaTGTTGTACACATGTTCTTTTTTATGAAAAGTTGTGTTCTAAATTATTGTGTAAATGAAAGCTTTCAAATTGATGCTGTTGCAATGTGTTTGGAAAAATATGGTAATTCATTTACACAGAAATGGTATATTGTTATATAATATCCATTATTATTCCACTGTTGTGAAGGGTATCAAAAACAGTTAGTTTACTTGTCCTGAATACACGTGACTCCCCAGTTATTATGTTCCCTTTCACTCAGTCAGTCATGATAGCCCAGACCTACGCATGGGTTAATTTATTAGTTGAGTATATCTTATAACTAGTTGCTATAATTTTGAACTCTCAGAATTGTACGCAAACTGAGATCTGCATATTTAGTTCAGACAAGTTTGATTCTTTTTGTGAATATTAGTGAAAAGTTGTTTTCAAGTCAAATAATAACAAGTTTTACTATTTTTGACAGGTTTCGCAAACTGATAGTCCTCGCCTGGGAACACTTTCAAAGTCTCCTGATGTTTCATTTGGAGATGAAATTGATCAAACAGTTCATGAAACAGGTACATATTGACTTCGAAAACAAGTAAAAGTAGACTTTTGTAATTACATGGgtttaaatcattcacattacaacctctatcctatcagATCCCTAATAatatagctgggttgactggaaCACATTCATGGTTCAAATCCTACCCGACGACTTGGTCATTATAAACATATGGCAGCAATGAAATGTAAACCTGTTACCTGCAGATTCTAAGTTGGGCACTTTAATTAAGCCCATTTACTGTGTGATTGTGACAGTTAATAAATCAAATTGCTCCTTTGTCTTTATCCCCAGATATTACCAGTACCCAAAGTGTTTCTgagaacaacagaattggaCTATCGATAGACAACCCTTTCAAGATAGGTGGCTTGCCATTTGGTGCAAGTGTGGTGATCGTAGTCATTATAACCATATCATTATCAGTCTGTTTGACCCTAGGCATAGTGTATTTAGTGACAAGATCATGTATAAAAAAACGAAAGCCGAAAGATAATGGTGAACTACAGGGAAAAGTTCTTTATCAGAGATGTGATTCTAAAGGTATTGTGTACTGTATTCTTCTTAAAAATATTAGATACAAGAAAAATGAGTAGATGATCATGAAAGAGTTAATGTTCCTCACATGGTATTAAGTAAATTCGATAACACTTGTGCCCTAAAGTGTGATCTTTGTGTCATGTTTAAAAGAAAGAAGTCAGTGGTCACTGAAATTCAATGTCATTTTATGTAGAcatcatatatttatttctgcctttagtacacttatatTTTGCTGCTGTAAACTTATATATGATTTTGGGTGACAAAAAATAGTACCCTGATAAGAAATCCAACTGCACTAGACATGTATTCTGCCATTTCCTGCAAGGGCATATGGAAAAACCCTCCGATggtaacattattttaaaaattaccaCAATCTCTTTCTCTTGACAGTGTTTTGCCAATTTTCC
The sequence above is drawn from the Glandiceps talaboti chromosome 21, keGlaTala1.1, whole genome shotgun sequence genome and encodes:
- the LOC144451509 gene encoding uncharacterized protein LOC144451509, whose product is MSMLNSMETETTSMEADTNVITESVGEKSTSDSTSQKSMHSLSQSMSTETSMQPQSSSSSSLSTKGMPVSMQPDTSTNSMLDILTMTSRSETSNIDKAKLTVSQTDSPRLGTLSKSPDVSFGDEIDQTVHETDITSTQSVSENNRIGLSIDNPFKIGGLPFGASVVIVVIITISLSVCLTLGIVYLVTRSCIKKRKPKDNGELQGKVLYQRCDSKESVHIVPDNFDNFVLKEGIDPEDVFSTISEKINRALWRGFVRAKPCKLKPIDVEDIEFNPRNSQRECIYQCLVLWKSRLPDGEFPLADLLRSLAAIQGTLVNDIINNSCYQRRA